A stretch of the Actinomyces qiguomingii genome encodes the following:
- a CDS encoding response regulator transcription factor gives MTPATGGMAASSGVASASRGAPLRVLLAEDNALVREGYADMLSREPGIELVAAVEDGFAILRELDLHRVDVALVDVEMPRMDGVEAARAIASRHPDVVVVMLTAFEERTRLEEALGAGVRGFLTKDMDIEQIIAGVRDAVAGRTVLGPEPLEVAAQGLRRRAAEREAGAEFIRGVEALSPRHAEIFHLVARGLSNRQVAAQAGRTESTVRTYLSEILQSLNCSSRTELAVKANRLGLVKDEPT, from the coding sequence ATGACTCCAGCAACTGGCGGCATGGCCGCTTCATCCGGCGTTGCATCGGCCTCACGGGGTGCCCCTTTGCGCGTGCTGCTGGCCGAGGACAATGCTCTTGTGCGTGAGGGCTACGCGGACATGCTCTCCCGGGAGCCGGGTATAGAACTCGTGGCCGCCGTGGAGGATGGATTTGCCATATTGCGTGAACTCGATCTGCACCGTGTGGATGTGGCCCTGGTGGACGTGGAGATGCCTCGGATGGACGGCGTGGAGGCGGCTAGGGCGATCGCGTCCCGACATCCCGACGTCGTCGTGGTCATGCTGACTGCCTTCGAGGAGAGAACCCGTCTGGAGGAGGCTCTGGGGGCGGGGGTGCGCGGCTTCCTCACTAAGGACATGGACATTGAGCAGATCATCGCCGGTGTGCGCGATGCGGTGGCGGGCAGGACGGTTCTGGGCCCGGAGCCACTGGAAGTCGCGGCGCAGGGCTTGCGACGGCGGGCTGCGGAGCGGGAGGCCGGCGCCGAGTTCATCCGTGGTGTTGAAGCGTTGTCTCCCCGCCATGCGGAGATTTTCCACCTGGTGGCGCGAGGACTGAGCAACCGCCAGGTGGCGGCGCAGGCCGGGCGAACAGAGTCGACTGTGCGCACATACCTGTCTGAGATTCTGCAGTCCCTGAACTGCTCCTCCCGCACCGAACTCGCGGTCAAGGCCAATCGTCTTGGGCTGGTGAAGGACGAGCCGACGTGA
- a CDS encoding sensor histidine kinase, translated as MASIALPLVVVDWLSRRWDAAVAGAVVAHTLIGTASAEDPGWFLQAQALLMSIAVIVGMALRQYEHRLAELAEREARLRLEFENEELRVRSEIALALHDSIATDLAQVVVTGQNLSQDLPAGSERDRARAMVEAGQQAMVHLRGIMEGLRQSSSALRDEQVDLAATVAECRRMLESRGLGLEVDASMPWEELLRGVELPARRLLALVLREGAVNALKYAPDGSMVRVEVERVEGRVALEVSSARGAGQTRSDSAETMRRRGLSGGTGLSGLAMRAARFGGKVVYGPAGDRWLVGATVPVRSRAQVDYGAPDTSQIGEHR; from the coding sequence GTGGCTTCCATCGCGTTGCCGCTTGTAGTGGTGGATTGGTTGTCCCGACGCTGGGATGCTGCCGTAGCGGGCGCCGTCGTAGCACATACGCTGATCGGCACTGCTTCTGCTGAAGACCCCGGGTGGTTCCTACAAGCGCAGGCGTTGTTGATGTCGATCGCCGTGATTGTCGGCATGGCGTTGCGGCAGTACGAACACAGGCTCGCTGAACTGGCGGAGCGGGAGGCCAGGTTGCGCTTGGAGTTTGAGAACGAGGAGCTGCGGGTGCGCTCCGAGATCGCCCTGGCACTGCATGACTCAATCGCGACAGATCTGGCGCAGGTCGTGGTCACCGGGCAGAACCTCTCCCAGGATCTGCCCGCTGGTTCCGAGCGGGACCGTGCGCGTGCCATGGTGGAGGCGGGGCAGCAGGCCATGGTGCACCTGCGGGGGATCATGGAGGGACTGCGCCAATCGAGTTCGGCGCTTCGAGACGAGCAAGTGGATCTGGCCGCGACAGTGGCGGAATGCCGCCGGATGCTGGAATCAAGAGGGCTGGGACTCGAAGTGGATGCCTCCATGCCTTGGGAGGAGCTGCTGCGCGGTGTTGAATTGCCGGCGCGACGACTCCTCGCGCTGGTACTGCGGGAGGGCGCCGTCAATGCGCTCAAGTATGCGCCGGATGGATCAATGGTGCGTGTGGAGGTTGAACGGGTTGAGGGGCGGGTTGCGCTCGAAGTTTCGTCTGCGAGGGGTGCTGGCCAGACCCGGTCGGACAGCGCGGAGACGATGCGGCGGCGCGGCCTGAGCGGAGGCACCGGCCTCAGTGGTCTGGCCATGCGTGCGGCGCGCTTCGGTGGCAAGGTGGTCTACGGACCCGCAGGTGATCGTTGGCTGGTGGGAGCGACCGTTCCAGTGCGCTCGCGTGCTCAGGTCGATTACGGGGCGCCTGATACCTCCCAGATTGGAGAGCACCGATGA
- the fbaA gene encoding class II fructose-bisphosphate aldolase → MAIATPESYADMLDRAKAGKYAIPAINVTSSQTLSAALKGFADAESDGIVQISNGGAAYWSGSSRLDRVKGSIAFAAYARAVGDLYPGVIGLHTDHCPKKMLEPWILPLLEIEAEQVKRGEQPMFNSHMWDGSAESLDDNIEIAVDMLARAKAANTILEIEIGAVGGEEDGISGDENANLYTTADDAWRAIEALGLGENGRYITALTFGNVHGSYKPGHVKLRPEILGDIQKDVAARLGDRLSTKVGDTSSPFDLVMHGGSGSTDEEIATAVRNGVIKMNVDTDTQYAFTRPVVDHMLKNYDGVLKIDGEVGNKKTYDPRAWGKAAEEGMAARVVEACERLGSVGSAKR, encoded by the coding sequence GTGGCCATTGCAACCCCGGAGTCCTATGCCGACATGCTTGACCGCGCCAAGGCCGGCAAGTACGCCATCCCCGCGATCAACGTCACTTCCTCGCAGACCCTGTCTGCGGCACTCAAGGGTTTCGCCGACGCCGAGTCTGACGGAATCGTCCAGATCTCCAACGGCGGCGCCGCCTACTGGTCCGGATCCTCCCGTCTCGACCGCGTGAAGGGGTCCATCGCCTTCGCGGCCTATGCCCGCGCCGTCGGTGACCTCTACCCGGGCGTGATCGGCCTGCACACCGACCACTGCCCCAAGAAGATGCTCGAGCCCTGGATCCTCCCGCTGCTGGAGATCGAGGCCGAGCAGGTCAAGCGCGGCGAGCAGCCGATGTTCAACTCCCACATGTGGGACGGGTCGGCCGAGTCCCTGGACGACAACATTGAGATTGCCGTGGACATGCTGGCGCGCGCCAAGGCCGCCAACACGATCCTGGAGATCGAGATCGGCGCCGTCGGCGGTGAGGAGGACGGCATCTCCGGCGACGAGAACGCCAACCTCTACACCACGGCCGACGACGCCTGGCGCGCCATCGAGGCTCTCGGCCTGGGTGAGAACGGCCGCTACATCACCGCCCTGACCTTCGGTAACGTGCACGGCTCCTACAAGCCTGGGCATGTCAAGCTGCGCCCGGAGATCCTCGGCGACATCCAGAAGGATGTCGCCGCCCGCCTGGGCGACCGCCTGTCCACCAAGGTCGGGGACACCAGCTCCCCCTTCGACCTGGTCATGCACGGTGGCTCCGGTTCCACCGACGAGGAGATCGCCACCGCGGTGCGCAACGGCGTCATCAAGATGAACGTAGACACCGACACCCAGTACGCCTTTACCCGCCCGGTTGTGGACCACATGCTCAAGAACTACGACGGCGTGCTCAAGATCGACGGTGAGGTCGGCAACAAGAAGACCTACGACCCGCGTGCCTGGGGCAAGGCCGCCGAGGAGGGCATGGCCGCCCGCGTGGTCGAGGCCTGCGAGCGTCTCGGCTCCGTCGGCTCCGCCAAGCGCTGA
- a CDS encoding Hsp20/alpha crystallin family protein, translating into MATTSFDPFRDLDRWLSGGMVRTPASVGMPLDLFRQGESFVARIDLPGVDPATIDVDVEDRTLTVRAERPAHEAADVQWLAHERPTGTFARQLTLGHGLALDRISAQYTDGVLTLTIPVAEEAKPRKIEVTHASAKHPVIEAEQN; encoded by the coding sequence ATGGCAACAACATCCTTCGACCCGTTCCGCGACCTGGACCGCTGGCTGAGCGGCGGCATGGTACGCACCCCCGCGTCCGTGGGCATGCCCCTGGACCTGTTCCGCCAGGGCGAGTCCTTCGTAGCCCGCATCGACCTACCCGGCGTTGACCCCGCCACGATCGACGTCGACGTCGAGGACCGCACCCTGACCGTGCGCGCCGAGCGCCCGGCTCACGAGGCCGCGGACGTGCAGTGGCTCGCACACGAGCGTCCGACCGGGACCTTCGCCCGGCAGCTCACGCTCGGCCACGGGCTCGCACTGGACCGCATCTCCGCCCAGTACACCGACGGCGTGCTCACGCTCACAATTCCGGTGGCCGAGGAGGCCAAGCCGCGCAAGATCGAGGTCACGCACGCCTCGGCCAAGCACCCGGTCATCGAGGCCGAGCAGAACTGA
- a CDS encoding TrmH family RNA methyltransferase, which produces MMSGYRGKRCAGNAFGSDPDIPDIPDIMDVREAADRQKQPEPHAWTNERAPREVGVGPWPGGPGAWPDDLRYDPELLADGDRRNVVDRYRYWTMEAIRADLASRAHALHVAVENVSQDLNIGSIVRTANAFNVSAVHIIGRRRWNKRGAMVTNRYLDVRHHAEPDALLEWADDVGYEVIGIDNGPRAELLEEAALPERCLMLFGSEGEGISPALLARCSRVLRIGQYGSTRSINVAAAAAVAMHAWILQHAGPAPD; this is translated from the coding sequence ATGATGTCGGGTTATCGAGGTAAGCGGTGTGCGGGTAACGCCTTCGGCTCCGATCCGGACATCCCGGACATCCCGGACATCATGGACGTCCGCGAGGCCGCCGACCGCCAGAAGCAGCCCGAGCCGCACGCGTGGACTAATGAGCGCGCGCCGCGCGAGGTCGGGGTTGGCCCCTGGCCCGGCGGACCGGGCGCTTGGCCCGATGACCTTCGCTACGACCCGGAGCTGCTGGCCGACGGTGACCGCCGCAACGTGGTAGACCGCTACCGTTACTGGACCATGGAAGCGATCCGCGCGGATCTGGCTTCACGCGCGCATGCATTGCACGTGGCCGTGGAGAACGTCTCCCAGGACCTGAACATCGGCTCGATCGTGCGTACAGCCAATGCCTTCAATGTCTCGGCCGTGCACATTATCGGGCGGCGCCGCTGGAACAAGCGCGGTGCCATGGTCACCAACCGCTACCTGGATGTGCGCCACCACGCTGAACCCGACGCGCTGCTGGAATGGGCGGACGACGTCGGCTATGAAGTCATCGGCATCGACAACGGCCCGCGGGCGGAGCTGCTGGAGGAGGCGGCCTTACCGGAGCGCTGCCTGATGTTGTTCGGCTCCGAGGGGGAGGGGATCAGTCCCGCGCTGCTGGCGCGCTGCTCCCGGGTACTGCGGATCGGCCAGTACGGATCCACCCGCTCCATCAACGTGGCCGCGGCGGCCGCCGTCGCCATGCACGCGTGGATTCTGCAACACGCCGGGCCCGCACCCGACTGA
- the pyrE gene encoding orotate phosphoribosyltransferase, whose amino-acid sequence MIANDSHRARLSELIRELAVVRGKVTLASGMESDFYVDMRRATLHHEAAPLIGHVMLDMLEEAGLGTEDVDAVGGLTMGADPVATAMLHAAASRGLDLDAFVVRKAAKDHGMKRRIEGPDVVGRNVVVLEDTSTTGGSPLEAVAALREAGAKVLAVAVIVDRATGARERIEAAGLPYYAALGLADLGLD is encoded by the coding sequence GTGATTGCCAACGACTCCCACCGCGCCCGCCTGTCCGAACTGATCCGCGAACTCGCCGTCGTGCGCGGAAAAGTCACTCTCGCCTCCGGAATGGAGTCCGACTTCTACGTGGACATGCGCCGCGCCACCCTGCACCACGAGGCTGCCCCCCTCATCGGACACGTCATGCTTGACATGCTTGAGGAGGCCGGGCTTGGCACCGAGGACGTCGACGCCGTCGGCGGGCTGACCATGGGCGCCGACCCGGTGGCCACCGCCATGCTGCATGCCGCCGCCTCCCGCGGACTGGACTTGGACGCGTTCGTAGTGCGCAAGGCCGCCAAAGATCACGGCATGAAGCGCCGGATCGAGGGCCCCGACGTCGTCGGCCGCAACGTCGTCGTCCTGGAGGACACCTCCACCACCGGCGGCTCCCCCCTGGAGGCCGTCGCAGCCTTGCGTGAGGCGGGTGCCAAGGTTCTCGCCGTCGCCGTGATCGTAGACCGAGCCACCGGGGCACGTGAGCGCATTGAGGCTGCCGGCCTGCCCTACTACGCTGCTCTCGGACTTGCAGACCTGGGACTTGACTGA
- a CDS encoding TlpA family protein disulfide reductase, with the protein MRDEVSEDIPADDGDLLDSADPATRADEPDEPAWRAGIRGSHFGQVAVVIVAAFAIAIAAWWAVKPDDAGPAQAEIAVVTEVDVEGAGSAPVAGQTPPAFTATDLGSQEVVLDPQAMEGRPVWLMFVATWCTGCRTEMPDVQAAAAEYGDDVEVIVVYVGEDAAAVSAYSERVGNEFTQVPDRSQAISAAYGIMGVPSHFFIGADGVVQQVHVGLLTPAQMEESLRALTEIG; encoded by the coding sequence ATGCGTGACGAAGTGTCGGAAGACATCCCCGCCGACGACGGCGACCTGCTCGACTCTGCCGACCCGGCCACTCGGGCCGACGAACCCGATGAGCCCGCCTGGCGCGCCGGCATCCGCGGCTCCCACTTCGGGCAGGTGGCCGTGGTGATAGTGGCGGCCTTCGCCATAGCCATCGCCGCCTGGTGGGCGGTCAAGCCCGACGACGCCGGTCCGGCCCAGGCGGAGATCGCCGTGGTCACCGAGGTGGATGTGGAGGGGGCGGGCAGTGCGCCGGTGGCGGGGCAGACGCCCCCGGCTTTCACGGCCACCGACCTCGGCTCCCAGGAGGTGGTGCTTGACCCGCAGGCCATGGAGGGGCGGCCGGTGTGGCTGATGTTCGTGGCCACCTGGTGCACGGGCTGCCGGACCGAGATGCCGGACGTGCAGGCGGCGGCCGCCGAGTACGGGGATGACGTGGAGGTGATCGTGGTTTACGTGGGGGAGGATGCCGCCGCGGTTAGCGCCTACTCCGAGCGCGTGGGAAATGAGTTCACGCAGGTGCCCGACCGCAGCCAGGCGATCTCCGCCGCCTACGGGATCATGGGGGTGCCCTCGCACTTCTTCATTGGTGCTGACGGAGTGGTGCAGCAGGTGCATGTGGGCCTGTTGACCCCTGCACAGATGGAGGAGTCCCTGCGCGCCCTCACCGAGATCGGTTGA
- the ccsB gene encoding c-type cytochrome biogenesis protein CcsB: MLEYSQALLLITTALVVVSTIAYLGAFFAARMSRAAVTAPTEGTGASIVVDTGAGERTVEVTGGVQRAPIKRFTITWWAAKSTQLGLLLLTGSLIARTIATGHPPFSNHYEFAICFAWGMMLAQVVFEWRYRVRTVSIIVLPVILAMLIYASTLSYQPSPLMPALQNSPLLTLHVFTASLGYGAAVVSFAAAIMYLLAPHVRWRGWPRQEVLDDLAYRATVVTFPMLTLMLILGALWGNVAWGRYWGWDPKETAALVTWLIYGAYLHARVTRGWRGNRSAWLLILGFAAVLFTYLGNLFFGGLHSYA; this comes from the coding sequence ATGCTTGAGTACTCCCAGGCCCTGCTGCTGATCACCACCGCCCTGGTGGTGGTATCCACCATCGCCTACCTGGGTGCGTTCTTCGCAGCCCGCATGTCTCGGGCCGCCGTCACGGCTCCGACGGAAGGGACGGGTGCGAGCATCGTCGTCGACACCGGCGCGGGTGAGCGCACCGTGGAGGTGACCGGCGGTGTCCAGCGGGCCCCGATCAAGCGCTTCACCATCACCTGGTGGGCCGCCAAGTCCACCCAGCTGGGCCTGCTGCTGCTCACGGGATCGCTGATAGCCCGAACCATCGCCACCGGGCACCCACCCTTCTCCAACCACTACGAGTTCGCCATCTGCTTCGCCTGGGGGATGATGCTGGCGCAGGTAGTCTTCGAGTGGCGCTACCGGGTGCGTACGGTGTCAATCATCGTGCTGCCGGTGATCCTGGCGATGCTCATCTACGCCTCCACCCTGTCCTACCAGCCCAGCCCGCTGATGCCAGCACTGCAGAATTCCCCGCTGCTGACCCTGCACGTGTTCACCGCGTCGCTCGGGTACGGGGCCGCGGTGGTCTCTTTCGCCGCCGCGATCATGTACCTGCTGGCCCCCCATGTGCGCTGGCGGGGATGGCCCCGCCAGGAGGTGCTCGATGACCTGGCCTACCGCGCCACCGTGGTCACCTTCCCCATGCTTACGCTGATGCTGATCCTGGGGGCGCTGTGGGGGAATGTTGCTTGGGGACGTTACTGGGGGTGGGATCCCAAGGAGACGGCGGCCCTGGTCACCTGGCTGATCTACGGCGCCTACCTGCACGCCCGCGTGACCCGGGGCTGGCGGGGCAATCGCTCCGCCTGGTTGCTTATCCTGGGTTTCGCCGCCGTGCTATTCACCTACCTGGGCAACCTGTTCTTCGGAGGGCTGCACTCCTATGCGTGA
- a CDS encoding cytochrome c biogenesis protein ResB, with the protein MKQTDTQSAGSAQPPAAGRTGTATASRGSGAVDGLDDQAALSPGQMLKQIYAFFYNKTVGLVLILLAGLLGLLGAIFPQMPDSARVDPQAAEQWLEQVRPVFGGWTGILHTLGAFTMFTSVPFLVVMGLLAASILACTVHRLPVIWRAARHPRTRVTARFFDRARLRSHFTAPVSAADAFEIVCADARRHRLRVIVDERGPGHNAYLDRNYWAPFGTVFAHVAFVVVMAGFVVSSLTGFRDQQFTLTVGHPKDVGHGTALTAQANSFQDIYYEDGSPKDYVADLTLLDAGREVASQQVRVNTPLSYQGVMFHQSYFGVSAVMRVVDASGAQVLHDGVALEWTTADKIFNYGHTTLPDGTVMYVVEAASGQVGTGIEPGQVRVELYQGDATTPSAEAILDQGAPSVVGAYTLTFEREQQFTGMIVRRDPGTLIVWVGFGLLVIGICMTMFFRHRRIWVRVTEVDDGALVQMASPDRRDFGFSEFFTDMAVRLSGRMTRHAERTAADA; encoded by the coding sequence GTGAAACAGACCGACACGCAGTCGGCCGGATCCGCACAGCCCCCCGCCGCGGGGCGGACGGGGACGGCCACGGCCTCGCGCGGCTCCGGGGCAGTGGACGGCCTGGATGATCAGGCCGCGCTTTCCCCGGGCCAGATGCTCAAGCAGATCTATGCGTTCTTCTACAACAAGACCGTGGGACTGGTGTTGATCCTGCTGGCTGGCCTGCTGGGCCTGCTGGGAGCGATCTTCCCGCAGATGCCGGATTCCGCCCGGGTGGATCCGCAGGCTGCCGAGCAGTGGCTGGAGCAGGTGCGTCCGGTGTTCGGGGGCTGGACCGGCATTTTGCACACGCTCGGGGCCTTCACCATGTTCACCTCGGTGCCGTTCCTGGTGGTGATGGGGCTGCTGGCCGCCTCGATCCTTGCCTGCACGGTGCACCGCCTGCCGGTCATTTGGCGCGCTGCCCGGCACCCGCGTACGCGGGTGACCGCCCGCTTCTTCGACCGGGCCCGGCTGCGCTCCCACTTCACGGCGCCGGTCAGCGCCGCCGACGCCTTCGAAATCGTGTGTGCCGATGCGCGCCGGCACCGCCTGCGGGTGATCGTGGATGAGCGCGGCCCCGGGCACAACGCCTACCTGGACCGCAACTACTGGGCGCCCTTCGGCACGGTCTTCGCCCACGTCGCCTTCGTGGTGGTCATGGCCGGCTTCGTGGTCTCCTCCCTGACCGGATTCCGTGACCAGCAGTTCACGCTGACGGTGGGCCATCCCAAGGACGTTGGTCACGGCACCGCGCTGACAGCGCAGGCCAACAGCTTTCAAGACATCTATTACGAGGACGGCTCGCCGAAGGATTATGTAGCCGACCTGACCCTGCTGGACGCCGGCCGCGAGGTCGCCTCGCAACAGGTACGCGTCAACACGCCGCTGAGCTACCAGGGCGTGATGTTCCACCAGTCCTACTTCGGGGTATCCGCCGTCATGCGGGTGGTCGACGCCTCCGGCGCGCAGGTCCTCCATGACGGCGTCGCCCTGGAGTGGACCACCGCGGACAAGATTTTCAACTATGGGCACACCACCCTGCCGGACGGCACGGTCATGTACGTGGTGGAAGCGGCCTCAGGGCAGGTCGGCACCGGTATCGAGCCGGGCCAGGTGCGCGTCGAGCTGTACCAGGGTGACGCCACCACACCCAGTGCCGAGGCCATTCTGGATCAGGGTGCACCCAGTGTGGTGGGTGCCTACACTCTCACCTTCGAGCGTGAGCAGCAGTTCACCGGGATGATTGTGCGACGCGACCCCGGCACCCTGATTGTGTGGGTCGGATTTGGCCTGCTGGTGATCGGCATTTGCATGACCATGTTCTTCCGGCACCGGCGCATCTGGGTGCGGGTCACCGAGGTCGACGACGGCGCCCTGGTGCAGATGGCCTCGCCCGACCGCCGCGACTTCGGATTCAGCGAATTCTTCACCGACATGGCCGTCCGCCTGAGCGGACGAATGACCCGGCACGCAGAAAGGACCGCCGCCGATGCTTGA
- a CDS encoding cytochrome c biogenesis CcdA family protein: MELTLPVALLAGLVSFASPCFLPIVPAFVGQLVGADAGPVRRRTALANSVSFVTGFSAVFIALWASLGLLGRSLGPYVVYARMAGGAVLVLMGLHVAGILTLRAFDTLVRAAGPAQVAGSPLRAALMGVAFGAGWTPCIGPILGGILALATASPTAWSGVALMVAYCLGLGIPVVAVALGSAQVTQRFNWFRRHHVGVSLVSGGMLVVVGLLMVSGMLGRLSALIPALGL; encoded by the coding sequence GTGGAGCTGACCCTTCCGGTTGCCCTGCTGGCGGGCCTGGTCTCCTTCGCCTCGCCCTGTTTCCTGCCGATCGTGCCCGCCTTCGTGGGGCAGCTGGTGGGAGCCGATGCGGGACCGGTGCGCCGCCGCACCGCCCTGGCCAACTCGGTGAGCTTCGTGACCGGATTCTCCGCGGTCTTCATCGCCCTGTGGGCCTCACTCGGACTGCTCGGGCGCTCGCTGGGACCCTACGTGGTTTACGCGCGCATGGCGGGCGGGGCGGTGCTGGTGCTGATGGGGCTGCACGTGGCGGGCATACTGACGCTGCGCGCCTTCGACACCCTGGTGCGCGCGGCTGGCCCCGCGCAGGTAGCCGGGTCCCCGTTGCGCGCCGCCCTGATGGGAGTTGCCTTCGGGGCGGGCTGGACCCCGTGCATCGGCCCAATCCTGGGCGGTATCCTCGCATTGGCCACGGCGAGCCCGACGGCGTGGTCCGGCGTGGCCCTCATGGTTGCCTACTGCCTGGGTTTGGGAATCCCGGTAGTCGCGGTCGCCCTGGGCTCGGCACAGGTGACGCAGAGGTTCAACTGGTTCCGTCGCCACCATGTGGGCGTGTCCCTGGTCAGTGGGGGCATGCTCGTCGTCGTCGGACTGCTTATGGTCAGTGGCATGCTGGGAAGACTGTCCGCCCTGATCCCCGCCCTGGGGCTTTAA
- a CDS encoding tetratricopeptide repeat protein, giving the protein MGQARVSNGHSASQGAGGPDREELAAFLAQAPEGLKEWAAEQLAGLGEDGDPGDDEVPADTEDEADVEDVLAEDEEIDAPPAATGRRGRDRASSTLERRTGVSRLNLILVALLAAAVVVIVRQAGQDNASVGMVLPSGHPSISATMSASEIAALDQAEPVDPEREAELLAQAEADPEDLESRQELGVMYLRAALYQKAAIWLQQILDVDPDNLAALLAIGVVEYQSNQYEQAETHWLRASELAPQAAEPWYNLGFLYMARTPPDTERANECWEKVLQLAPDSAMATEVREHVGTMGSATATPSAG; this is encoded by the coding sequence ATGGGGCAAGCGCGGGTGAGTAACGGGCATTCGGCGAGTCAGGGTGCCGGCGGACCAGATCGGGAAGAGCTGGCCGCCTTCCTCGCCCAAGCCCCGGAGGGGCTGAAGGAATGGGCGGCCGAGCAGCTGGCCGGCCTCGGTGAGGACGGCGATCCGGGCGACGACGAGGTCCCGGCCGACACCGAGGACGAGGCCGATGTGGAGGATGTTCTCGCCGAGGATGAGGAGATTGACGCCCCGCCTGCCGCCACCGGCCGGCGCGGACGCGATCGCGCCTCCTCCACTTTGGAACGTCGCACCGGGGTGTCGCGCCTGAACCTGATCCTGGTGGCGTTGCTGGCCGCCGCGGTGGTCGTGATTGTTCGGCAGGCGGGCCAGGACAATGCCTCGGTGGGTATGGTCCTGCCCTCGGGGCATCCCTCGATCTCCGCCACCATGTCCGCCAGCGAGATCGCCGCGCTGGACCAGGCGGAGCCGGTGGATCCCGAACGGGAGGCGGAGCTCCTGGCGCAGGCCGAGGCGGACCCGGAGGACTTGGAGTCCCGGCAGGAATTGGGCGTCATGTACCTCAGGGCGGCCCTGTACCAGAAGGCCGCCATCTGGCTGCAACAGATCCTTGACGTCGACCCCGACAACCTGGCCGCCCTGCTGGCCATAGGCGTCGTCGAATACCAGTCCAATCAGTACGAGCAGGCGGAGACGCACTGGTTGCGCGCCTCCGAACTCGCCCCGCAGGCGGCCGAGCCCTGGTACAACCTCGGTTTCCTGTACATGGCGCGCACCCCTCCCGACACCGAACGGGCTAATGAATGCTGGGAGAAGGTGCTCCAGCTCGCCCCTGATTCGGCGATGGCCACCGAAGTACGGGAGCATGTCGGCACCATGGGATCGGCCACCGCGACGCCGAGTGCGGGGTGA